From a single Oscarella lobularis chromosome 20, ooOscLobu1.1, whole genome shotgun sequence genomic region:
- the LOC136199010 gene encoding dual serine/threonine and tyrosine protein kinase-like, whose protein sequence is MLSLRDVTSPSPSTAIVGDFSDFLKHAAHVRTIYTETRESYNEVQSSMPNSALVEHATLPDGAHKTITQLYKHSPALCVLGRTHLKSLVVNELLGEGVLPSVQGMDERWRMIRFQYAKNRYLKHVSQDSDLSDEYEVASHRTAAQDEFQSISRQDLVLHSSSTTGSRDSALAEIETLVEVGFNHQLFGTGVELILPATADSNLASVQNPMEVMLCVEGYLPFFIYPMDVNEPFTQEDCDQIQCLKTIAPASPILFVCIDTTTTSSPLPASTEVDGKLSRRDSIDDRAVPSKIKSIYDHLSAENYFQDPTRSVSPEVGGGATLTESDGFLYSVESDVLTNSSAFRPLHQFVEDFSEFPRAFVQYIQRNLRHLITCAANTLAASHNNCLRTFICAAFDMARDVQVTPRRIEYAKKHEEKLYGNLLETATKKQEEIRKLVTDCVANLQSQLYDDASRFEFRDVAIPKSLIVSNRVERLCNHQIQEMVFSRLNSAVSTELVRSMNVMRDGVIGTLSRCLDSLEDDLAAGKDGENERSATTRKALRDILDAAYQLEFNKRAANSSIQLLLERFVQILTSVSRSQTKIDALWKKRVARGVVQKMNASQLARSLCSQFRTKLVRAHQIFLTSIQRLDNEHSMRLQEMEEQRNTVKKILAPKIARLCLLSTSLCDLIQHGLPRMGKEIGRGQYGVVYACDPWGGHASICVKSVVPPDEKHWNDLALEFHYTWSLPYHDRIVALRGCIVDDSYGSGSSSSAVLLVMDRLKRDLYQGIKSGLNLRERLQVALDVVEGIRFLHNQGLIHRDIKLKNVLLDDVNRGKITDLGFCKPEAMMSASIVGTPIHMAPELFSGHYDSSVDVYAFGILLWYICKGTVKLPTAYDRCHSKDQLWSSVKRGLRPDRLPQFSDEAWDIMEGCWNMDPKRRYLLGHVQPKLEELLANTPP, encoded by the exons ATGCTTTCGCTAAGGGACGTCACatcgccttcgccgtcgacaGCGATCGTCGGCGACTTTTCCGACTTTCTCAAGCACGCCGCTCACGTTCGCACGATCTACACGGAGACGCGCGAATCGTACAACGAAGTTCAATCGTCGATGCCGAATAGCGCGCTCGTGGAGCACGCCACGCTCCCCGACGGCGCTCACAAGACCATAACGCAGCTCTATAAACACTCTCCCGCCCTATGCGTGCTCGGACGAACGCATTTGAAGTCGCTCGTTGTGAACGAGTTACTCG GAGAGGGTGTTTTGCCTTCGGTCCAGGGTATGGACGAGCGATGGAGAATGATTCGGTTTCAATATGCGAAGAATCGATATTTGAAGCACGTGAGTCAGGATTCGGATTTGAGCGACGAATACGAAGTCGCTTCGCATCGAACCGCCGCACAGGACGAATTTCAGTCAATTTCGCG gcAAGATCTCGTTTTGCATTCGTCTTCTACGACAGGATCGCGTGATTCGGCTCTCGCTGAAATAGAGACGTTGGTTGAAGTCGGTTTCAATCATCAACTCTTTGGAACAGGtgtagaattaattttgccaGCCACAGCTGATTCAAATTTAGCAAGCGTTCAAAATCCCATGGAAGTGATGCTATGCGTCGAAGGATATTTACCATTCTTTATCTATCCAATGGACGTCAACGAACCCTTCACCCAAGAA gATTGTGATCAGATTCAGTGCTTGAAGACAATTGCTCCCGCGTCTCCCATTCTCTTCGTTTGTATTGACACGACAACTACGTCTTCACCTCTTCCCGCTTCCACGGAAGTAGACGGGAAATTGTCGCGTCGCGACAGCATCGACGATCGCGCCGTTCCGtcgaaaatcaaatcaatttACGATCATCTAAGCGCGGAGAATTATTTCCAAGATCCAACACGTTCCGTTTCACCAGAAGTCGGAGGCGGCGCGACTCTGACGGAAAGCGACGGCTTTCTCTACTCCGTCGAATCAGACGTATTAACAAATTCGTCCGCCTTTCGTCCCTTGCATCAATTCGTTGAAGATTTTTCCGAATTTCCGCGCGCTTTCGTTCAGTACATTCAGCGCAATTTGCGTCATTTGATCACGTGCGCGGCGAACACGCTTGCCGCTTCGCACAACAATTGCCTTCGTACGTTCATCTGCGCCGCTTTCGACATGGCGCGCGACGTCCAAGTGACGCCGCGCCGAATCGAATACGCGAAAAAACACGAGGAGAAACTCTACGGGAATCTcctcgaaacggcgacgaaaaaacagGAAGAAATACGGAAATTAGTGACGGATTGCGTCGCCAATTTGCAATCGCAGTTatacgacgacgcgtcgcgtttcgagtttcgcgacgtcgccataCCCAAGTCGCTTATCGTTTCGAATCGCGTGGAACGCTTGTGCAATCATCAGATCCAAGAAATGGTCTTTTCGCGTCTCAATTCGGCCGTTTCCACCGAATTGGTTCGTTCCATGAACGTCAtgcgcgacggcgtcatAGGGACCCTTTCGCGTTGTCTCGACAGTTTGGAGGACGATCTCGCCGCTGGAAAGGACGGTGAGAACGAgagatcggcgacgacgcgcaaaGCGTTGCGTGATATCCTCGATGCCGCTTATCAGCTCGAGTTCAATAAGCGCGCGGCGAATTCGTCCATTCAGCTGCTCTTAGAACGTTTCGTGCAAATATTGACGTCCGTGTCGCGATCGCAGACGAAGATCGACGCGCTGTGGAAAAAGCGCGTGGCGCGCGGCGTCGTGCAGAAGATGAATGCGAGCCAATTGGCGCGGAGTCTCTGCTCGCAGTTTCGGACTAAGCTCGTGCGAGCTCATcagatttttttgacgtcgatacAGCGATTGGACAACGAGCATTCCATGCGCCTTCAGGAAATGGAAGAGCAGAGGAATACCGTTAAGAAG ATACTCGCGCCCAAAATTGCGCGTCTCTGTCTCTTGAGCACATCCCTGTGCGATCTCATTCAGCACGGCCTTCCCAGAATGGGCAAGGAAATTGGACGCGGTCAGTACGGCGTCGTGTACGCGTGTGATCCGTGGGGCGGGCACGCAAGCATTTGCGTTAAATCGGTCGTACCACCGGACGAAAAGCACTGGAATGATTTAGCCCTTGAATTTCATTACACTTG gtcGTTGCCCTATCACGATAGGATTGTAGCGCTTAGGGGATGCATTGTCGACGACAGCTACGGGTCTGGGTCATCTTCTTCAGCCGTTCTCCTCGTCATGGATCGGCTAAAGCGGGATCTCTATCAGGGAATTAAAAGCGGTTTGAATCTAAG AGAACGCTTACAAGTGGCTCTAGACGTAGTGGAAGGCATCCGCTTTCTTCACAACCAAGGCCTAATCCATCGCGATATCAAACTCAAGAACGTtctc ctcgacgacgtgaatcGCGGCAAAATAACGGATCTCGGCTTCTGCAAACCGGAAGCGATGATGAGCGCGTCCATCGTGGGCACGCCCATTCACATGGCACCGGAATTATTCAGCGGTCACTACGACAGCTCAGTCGACGTCTACGCCTTCGGAATCCTACTCTGGTACATCTGCAAAGGCACCGTAAAACTTCCCACCGCGTACGATCGCTGCCACAGCAAAGACCAATTGTGGAGCAGCGTGAAACGGGGCCTTAGGCCCGATCGCTTGCCCCAGTTCAGCGACGAGGCTTGGGATATAATGGAGGGCTGCTGGAACATGGATCCCAAGCGTAGATACCTCCTCGGTCACGTGCAGCCCAAACTAGAGGAATTATTAGCTAATACTCCAccgtag
- the LOC136199036 gene encoding rho guanine nucleotide exchange factor 3-like — MAQKELKNTPMVSSPSMPDLSSSTLSDFKTPQPPKRRFARFRKLRRSKKETIDPSSDKAETMSLCSISSISSVKSESKRRFKFKNPIHKMTSLASMAFNSPPVRALKRTVSFLDGEAVTPSSKRSNVKIYRSPEVKYRPRQKKSWLETVENSENFDRKEIKRQEAIYELQTTEEALRDDLKIVLDCMYHPLEKILLTREEHETLFSNVATLLPIHDDLISKLELLRNNDGTVDNPGEVVLEWSPQLRALIRYCSNLAKAKELYDNKKQGDPGFSDFLNRCRLSSFSHRLEMWDFLDAPRSILMKYPLLLTQIKDLTSKEHPDMYYLETSLICINEIIRDIDKETGEARCANIKERLYYCYDDETKDCPAVRESSTILFSGILKNMKNRKFEVYLFDKAFVISRPATRSEALRLQVSKEPIPVDKMFVEDLEDGEIRLGGSLRNTLTRESAKFVFRVLHRKRDCLDSFSFQARDEHDKKAWLSALRSAIPSSSKDMPESLV; from the exons ATGGCTCAAAAGGAACTGAAAAACACGCCGATGGTGTCTTCTCCGAGCATGCCAGATCTATCAAG CTCCACACTATCCGATTTTAAGACTCCGCAGCCGCcaaagcgtcgtttc GCTCGATTTCGAAAATTGCGTCGttcgaagaaagaaacgatcgaTCCTTCGAGCGATAAAGCCGAAACGATGAGCCTCTGCTCGATTTCGAGTATATCGAGCGTCAAA AGcgaatcgaagcgacgatttAAATTCAAAAATCCTATTCATAAAATGACGTCTCTCGCTTCGATGGCGTTCAATTCGCCTCCAGTTCGAGCTCTGAAG AGAACGGTCAGTTTTTTGGATGGAGAAGCCGTCACGCCTTCGTCAAAACGTTCCAATGTTAAAATTTACCGTAGTCCTGAAGTCAAGTACAGACCTCGGcagaaaaag AGTTGGcttgaaactgttgaaaatTCGGAAAACTTTGATAGGAAAGAAATAAAACGACAGGAA GCTATATATGAGCTTCAGACTACAGAAGAAGCCCTGAGAGATGATTTGAAAATAGTTTTAGAT tgCATGTATCATCCCTTGGAGAAAATACTTTTAACAAGAGAAGAGCATGAAACTTTATTTTCAAACGTAGCTACATTGTTGCCAATACATGATG ATTTGATTTCAAAGCTTGAATTGCTACGAAACAATGACGGAACTGTTGACAACCCTGGAGAAGTTGTTTTAGAATGG TCGCCACAGTTACGGGCTCTCATTCGTTATTGTTCCAATCTTGCCAAAGCCAAAGAACTGTATGACAATAAGAAACAAGGAGATCCGGGATTCAGCGACTTTCTCAAT AGATGCCGGCTTTCATCATTCAGTCATAGACTGGAAATGTGGGATTTTCTTG ATGCTCCGCGTTCCATACTCATGAAATACCCGCTTCTTTTGACTCAAATCAAAGACCTG ACATCAAAGGAACACCCGGATATGTACTACTTGGAGACTTCC CTTATCTGCATCAATGAAATTATCAGAGACATTGACAAGGAAACGGGAGAAGCGCGG TGCGCTAACATAAAAGAGCGGCTTTACTATTgctatgacgacgaaaccAAG GATTGCCCTGCTGTGAGAGAGTCAAGTACTATACTCTTTAGTGGAATTCTGAAAAACATGAAGAACAGG aaatttgaAGTGTATCTCTTTGATAAAGCTTTTGTTATAAGTCGTCCAGCGACTAGAAGTGAAGCACTTCGTCTCCAAGTATCCAAAGAA CCTATACCTGTTGATAAAATGTTCGTGGAAGATCTCGAAGACGGGGAAATACGTTTGGGGGGATCACTACGAAATACTCTCACTCGCGAATCCG CCaagttcgtttttcgcgttctGCATCGAAAACGAGATTGTCtcgactcgttttcgtttcaagCTCGAGATGAACATGATAAGAAGGCGTGGCTCTCTGCGCTGAGGTCCGCTATTCCGTCATCAAGCAAGGATATGCCCGAAAGTTTAGTGTAA
- the LOC136199011 gene encoding uncharacterized protein has protein sequence MESEIVESAGPGSSDEQKPSSPSRSVLSTPDPGYASESPMSSSDAFPPPDVSATAKAVSSSKHDRWSIGRMEGLKTDDGKQRSQKRHKTFPGRSESQTFPTPQDVRQNSLTYHQSPLVESDDSSTSRSSRSCRLPLFSYEKHNLDAYSRSKETNIDEDIDEEELSDDEDDETNDEAFARIHQRNSSEDSVSSVPSVTYTRSHCTESVSVPASPHERSPAYQSPRDRDRDRDRARSQSPTSALSRATARISLHSDESRRKNVNGGGGGGGGGGGGGGGGANISNLLPVPEVSMARTKSCHSVLEDDNDADDESVVDLIRSRSTDFLADIGRERKYSTIEAGFPAGPVPAAGASLRRSFKASTLGGGGVRGGGGGGNALGSLLRRFRTAGGSFRSGNKTIKKSASLSVNSGASGNDSSVSTVLLNPFSDKKEKRKKNSAIGRQAIFRQETRSLSIPEAVPLPQQLNFNGSRRFSDCPAPSLSGVGIKRRQSMASRVSACEGIRLCLVDWEEKLNVIETPTDGERRLKLPTQYSDCSWQQVIQLGIAETILLEKMPEKERKLKAAVWEIARNECEYLEGLLVLKDIFKATLEFLQEKDHLLYVNKHLLFANLDEICQVSAGFASSLLSLFVDKTPNEAGNLEDVARTINEITEVLLSSYEAYCMNYKKIKYQELLKWWKQCSGFPIYEQSCMKHSRAKKRAIDDLLITPFSRLTRYIPLLDVVAKYCSEDDDEKIVQEAIEGMKQANRSLDDALKSLDAYDVVFELQRNLVWPPLTDVDKTTEIPPVLTEMLSPDHQGCNFFLANGTRNIIQYRPVILREAGGTMTEMYFFLFDDLILLTTFKSYTTGHGRRSSFSGKLPNGVYTVFKQPLPLDRIKIVDVSECQGWEKCFSIVHYSRFVQVLGVHTFQAISELDKNELIEEILKRQEKSRNPSY, from the exons ATGGAAAGCGAGATCGTCGAGTCCGCGGGCCCAGGTTCCAGCGACGAACAAAAGCCATCATCTCCCTCGCGCTCCGTTTTATCAACGCCCGACCCAGGATACGCTTCAG AATCTCCCATGAGTTCATCGGACGCTTTTCCGCCTCCCGacgtttcggcgacggcgaaggcggtctcttcgtcgaaacaCGACAGGTGGTCGATAGGAAGAATGGAAGGGCTAAAAACGGACGATGGAAAACAGAGATCGCAGAAACGTCACAAGACGTTTCCCGGTCGAAGCGAATCCCAGACGTTTCCAACGCCCCAAGACGTTCGCCAAAACTCCCTAACTTATCATCAGtcgccgctcgtcgaatcggacgattcctcgacgtcgcgatcgtcgcggAGTTGCCGCCTTCCCCTCTTCTCGTACGAAAAACACAACCTAGACGCCTATTCGCGctcgaaagaaacgaacaTCGACGAggacatcgacgaagaggagtTGAGCGACGATGAGGACGACGAAACAAATGACGAAGCGTTCGCTCGAATTCATCAACGCAATTCGTCGGAAGACTCGGTATCGTCCGTTCCCAGCGTCACTTACACGCGATCGCATTGCACGGAGAGTGTGAGCGTGCCGGCGAGCCCCCACGAAAGATCGCCGGCCTATCAAAGCCCTCGAGATCGAGATCGAGATCGAGATCGCGCCCGATCCCaatcgccgacgtcggcCCTGTCGCGCGCAACGGCGCGAATATCACTTCATTCTGACGAAAGTAGGCGGAAGAATGTcaatggcggcggcggcggcggcggcggcggcggcggcggcggcggcggcggcgcgaatATTTCTAATCTTCTCCCCGTTCCCGAAGTGTCGATGGCCCGCACTAAATCGTGCCATTCTGTCTTGGAAGACGACAATGATGCTGAtgacgaaagcgtcgtcgatctcattcgaagtcgttcgaccgattttctcgccgatATTGGACGAGAGCGAAAGTACAGTACCATAGAAGCCGGTTTTCCCGCCGGACCCGTTCCCGCCGCCGGTGCGTCCCTTCGACGGAGTTTCAAAGCGTCGACGCTGGGCGGAGGAGGCgtgcgcggcggcggcggcggcggcaacgctCTCGgttcgcttcttcgacgatttcgaactGCTGGAGGAAGTTTTCGGAGCGGAAACAAGACTATTAAGAAATCGGCATCGCTTTCCGTGAATTCTGGGGCTTCCGGAAACGACAGTTCCGTTTCTACTGTGCTCTTGAATCCGTTCAGCgataaaaaggaaaagagaaagaaaaacagtgCAATAGGAAGACAG GCTATTTTTCGGCAAGAAACGCGTTCGCTTTCTATTCCGGAAGCTGTCCCGCTGCCACAGCAGCTCAATTTCAATGG ATCGAGACGGTTTTCCGATTGTCCGGCGCCTTCTTTGTCAGGCGTTGGAATCAAG AGGAGGCAAAGTATGGCTAGTCGCGTATCTGCCTGCGAAGGAATCCGTCTCTGTCTTGTGGATTGGGAAGAGAAGCTCAACGTCATTGAAACTCCGACAGATGGGGAACGAAGGCTTAAATTGCCCACTCAGTACTCT GACTGTAGTTGGCAGCAAGTCATCCAACTTGGAATTGCGGAGACAATTCTTCTTGAAAAGATGCCGGAAAAGGAGCGGAAGTTGAAAGCTGCCGTTTGGGAGATAGCTAGGAATGAATGTGAATATTTAGAGGGGCTTCTCGTTCTCAAAGAC ATTTTTAAGGCAACGTtggaatttcttcaagaaaaagaTCATCTTCTTTACGTGAACAAACATCTGCTCTTCGCTAATCTCGACGAGATATGCCAG GTGAGTGCAGGCTTTGCCAGCTCTCTTCTCAGTCTCTTCGTTGATAAAACTCCTAATGAAGCCGGAAATTTGGAGGACGTGGCAAGGACGATCAACGAG ATTACTgaagttcttctttcgtcaTACGAAGCATATTGTATGAATTATAAGAAAATCAAGTATCAGGAGCTGCTCAAGTGGTGGAAACAATGCAGCGGATTCCCCATATACGAACAG AGTTGCATGAAACATTCGAGAGCAAAAAAGCGCGCAATAGACGATCTCCTCATCACCCCATTCTCAAGACTGACGCGCTATATCCCACTCTTGGAC GTTGTGGCCAAGTACTGttctgaagacgacgatgagaaaATCGTCCAGGAAGCAATAGAAGGAATGAAGCAGGCAAACA gatcATTGGATGACGCATTGAAATCTTTGGACGCatatgacgtcgtttttgaatTGCAAAGGAATCTTGTCTGGCCGCCATTGACGGATGTGGACAAAACGACAGAAATTCCACCA gTTTTGACGGAAATGCTTTCTCCTGATCACCAGGgctgcaatttctttctggcAAACGGAACGAGAAACATTATTCAGTATAGACCTGTCATACTCAGAG AAGCGGGCGGTACCATGACGGAAAtgtatttctttctttttgatgaTCTAATATTATTGACAACATTTAAG TCTTATACAACTGGGCATGGAAGGCGCTCTAGCTTCTCTGGAAAATTGCCCAACGGAGTCTACACTGTTTTCAAacag cCTTTGCCTTTGGATAGAATTAAAATTGTTGACGTTTCAGAATGCCAGG gctgggaaaaatgtttttctaTTGTACATTATTCGAGGTTTGTTCAAGTGTTGGGCGTTCATACGTTTCAAGCCATTTCCGAATTGGATAAA AATGAATTGATTGAAGAAATATTGAAACGTCAGGAAAAGTCGAGAAACCCATCTTATTGA